In Vagococcus hydrophili, one DNA window encodes the following:
- the thiI gene encoding tRNA uracil 4-sulfurtransferase ThiI, whose protein sequence is MKYTEIMIRYGELSTKGKNRRLFISQLAHIIKKSLHEFEEVKIQSDRDRMHLILNGTDYQEVMKRLIPIFGIQSFSPVVRVEKNENIIRQTAIDMVKDVWEEGKTFKVQSRRSDKKFVWDSNDINREVGAAIYEGIPGIEVKMIKPDIRVDVEVRQEAAYLSCLTVYGAAGLPVGSSGKGMLMLSGGIDSPVAGYLALKRGMEIEAVHFYSPPYTSEKALQKAKDLTVKLTPYVGGIQFITVPFTEIQEEIKRSVPSSYWMTITRRFMLRLTDLIREQRHGLAIVNGESLGQVASQTMHSMLAINEVTTTPIIRPVITMDKAEIIEIAERIDTFELAIQPFEDCCTIFAPPEPKTKPKLDKVLHYESRLEVDALIERAMAGLQIEEIKSSDVFLNETTDEMDDLF, encoded by the coding sequence AGAAAAGTTTACATGAGTTTGAAGAGGTAAAAATTCAATCAGATCGTGATCGGATGCATTTAATTTTAAATGGCACGGATTATCAAGAAGTCATGAAACGTTTAATACCAATTTTTGGGATTCAAAGTTTTTCACCTGTGGTTCGAGTGGAAAAAAATGAAAATATTATTCGTCAAACAGCAATTGATATGGTTAAAGATGTTTGGGAAGAAGGTAAAACGTTTAAAGTTCAAAGTCGTCGTTCGGATAAAAAATTTGTTTGGGATAGCAATGATATCAATCGTGAAGTTGGGGCTGCTATCTATGAAGGGATTCCAGGGATTGAAGTGAAAATGATTAAACCTGATATCCGTGTTGATGTTGAAGTCAGACAAGAAGCGGCTTATCTTTCTTGTTTAACAGTGTATGGTGCCGCTGGACTTCCTGTAGGGTCAAGTGGTAAAGGTATGTTGATGTTATCAGGTGGAATTGATTCACCAGTAGCAGGTTACTTAGCTTTAAAACGTGGCATGGAAATTGAGGCAGTTCATTTCTACAGCCCACCTTACACAAGCGAAAAAGCATTGCAAAAAGCTAAAGACTTAACTGTTAAACTAACGCCTTATGTGGGTGGTATTCAGTTTATCACCGTACCATTTACAGAAATTCAAGAAGAGATTAAACGCTCAGTGCCGTCTAGTTATTGGATGACGATTACACGTCGTTTCATGTTACGTTTGACTGATTTAATCAGAGAACAAAGACATGGGTTAGCGATTGTTAATGGTGAATCTTTAGGACAAGTTGCTTCTCAAACAATGCACAGCATGTTAGCAATCAATGAAGTAACAACGACACCAATTATCCGTCCAGTCATCACAATGGATAAAGCTGAGATTATTGAAATTGCTGAAAGAATTGATACCTTTGAGTTGGCGATTCAACCTTTTGAAGATTGTTGCACGATTTTTGCCCCACCTGAGCCAAAAACGAAACCTAAATTAGATAAAGTGCTTCATTATGAGAGTCGTTTAGAAGTCGATGCGTTGATTGAGCGAGCAATGGCAGGACTTCAAATTGAGGAAATTAAATCAAGTGATGTTTTCTTAAATGAAACAACAGAT